The following proteins come from a genomic window of Erpetoichthys calabaricus chromosome 18, fErpCal1.3, whole genome shotgun sequence:
- the fam222aa gene encoding protein FAM222A, producing MLACLQRRQNPQPQHLACPTKSLDPLHTASRKCELAAPVHSPRYPSAAELDAYAQKTASNPLSIKIFPTNIRVPQHKHLNRTVNGYDTTGQRYNPYPHLHTGGYQGLLAIVKTASSTSTKGVVKNSEGKRTKLSPAQIAVAPYPSHANSTLAQAHGQISYHTGTSKVPEASSMPVPPNVTVAASVIPVAGGRGLALPTQSNLPSIQSIIYQINQHCQAQALQKVCQGVVVAAATTNPSPAKQTTVVSASSNSSGNTAGFPTGMLAQSSLTYTSSVLPTQGMELTKAGAAYVDSMDYIIWQQKQQQQQQHHHHHHQQQQQQAALRMYSGGSGGGAAISKSPETCVPGGAGGATSGAQLSSRPYALTAAAASASGLDKMTASPLNCTGMHGNFSVGQYFAPPWNSILVTPDSDCYNPQDLVGTNTTGGHRELGFPLHPQHPSDSGLCCSLPSKSLCNTSILSSSLQSLEYLINDIHPPCIKEQMLGKGYETVSVPRLLDHQHAHIRLPVYR from the coding sequence GTGAACTGGCAGCCCCTGTGCACTCCCCACGCTATCCCAGTGCAGCTGAACTGGATGCCTATGCGCAGAAGACAGCCAGCAATCCCCTTTCCATCAAGATCTTCCCCACAAACATCAGGGTACCACAACATAAGCACCTTAACCGGACAGTTAATGGATATGATACTACAGGCCAGCGCTATAACCCCTACCCTCATCTGCACACAGGTGGCTACCAAGGTCTGCTAGCTATTGTCAAGACAGCAAGTAGCACTTCTACTAAGGGTGTTGTGAAAAATTCAGAGGGTAAACGGACTAAGCTATCCCCAGCCCAAATAGCTGTGGCCCCATACCCATCACATGCAAACAGCACTTTAGCCCAGGCTCATGGACAAATATCTTACCACACAGGCACCAGCAAGGTCCCAGAAGCGTCCTCGATGCCTGTCCCTCCGAATGTCACTGTAGCAGCTTCTGTCATCCCAGTTGCGGGTGGTCGGGGTTTGGCCTTGCCCACCCAGTCCAATCTTCCTTCCATACAGAGTATTATCTATCAGATTAACCAGCACTGCCAGGCACAGGCTTTACAGAAGGTGTGCCAAGGCGTTGTGGTGGCAGCCGCCACAACCAATCCCAGCCCAGCAAAACAGACCACAGTGGTTTCGGCTTCTTCAAATTCTTCTGGAAACACAGCTGGCTTCCCTACTGGGATGCTGGCACAAAGCAGCCTGACTTACACCAGTTCGGTATTGCCCACTCAGGGGATGGAGCTCACCAAGGCTGGCGCTGCCTATGTGGACAGCATGGACTACATAATCTGGcagcaaaaacagcaacaacaacagcagcaccatcatcaccaccaccagcagcaacagcagcaggcGGCATTGAGAATGTATAGTGGTGGGAGTGGTGGAGGAGCTGCTATCAGCAAATCTCCTGAAACCTGTGTGCCGGGTGGTGCTGGAGGAGCCACCAGTGGAGCTCAGTTGTCCTCGAGGCCTTACGCtctcacagcagcagcagcaagtgcTAGTGGGCTGGACAAGATGACTGCATCCCCCCTTAACTGCACTGGCATGCATGGCAACTTCTCAGTGGGTCAGTATTTTGCCCCACCATGGAACAGCATTCTAGTTACACCTGACAGTGACTGCTACAACCCCCAGGACCTGGTGGGGACAAATACAACTGGGGGTCACCGAGAACTCGGCTTTCCACTGCACCCCCAGCATCCTTCGGACAGTGGATTATGCTGCAGTCTGCCCAGCAAGAGCCTCTGCAACACATCCATCCTGAGCAGCAGCCTGCAGTCTCTGGAATATCTAATCAATGACATCCACCCACCATGCATTAAGGAGCAGATGCTGGGCAAAGGGTATGAAACGGTATCGGTGCCCCGACTGTTGGACCACCAGCATGCTCACATCCGATTACCAGTTTACagataa